A genomic stretch from Argiope bruennichi chromosome 2, qqArgBrue1.1, whole genome shotgun sequence includes:
- the LOC129957503 gene encoding ESF1 homolog: MEDERFQSLVKDPRCRDIPKNVQKVKIDKRFQKLLRHKQFKGNNRIDERGRVVNFSNSEKLKKLYNLKDSSEEESSENSENEQEDTKGKKASPLKIKKDEKSKKDKPFDVLETEGKNLQGKKSKHLKEEKTITPKLIRDLPENAVSSNNITDSSEEDDGSVNSEDESQNLNNNSVTAERNKKLSQKQKVKIENLKSKKSDDLSDGKLSNASAEEDSSDSDDSDDSDTTNDIFADPDEFDHNWEEWHEQAPDTDQIFKRLAVCNMDWDRIRADDLFTVFNSFKPAGGTVNSIKIYPSEFGLKRMETERLNGPPELVEETLDPEAEEKLDKKKAKFHREKLREYQLKRLQYYYAVVDCDSPETADHLYVELNGKEFESSSVRFDLRFIPDDTTFDHEPVSEAYKVPDPSEYRPRYFVSTALGQAKVDLTWDETDPQRQEVLERAFKEPDNIEKDIKDYLASSSGESEEEQADNFPEDKKMKLNERISKYKELLQSLEEKGKEEEEKYDMEISWQPDLKEKTEKLVKQKLEEPKNPFDEMIKKKKEERKLKKQQKNAVNKDKEGSNSESDENYSDASTDEKPAKEESKKLDELYLISDSKKVLDQTQEKSSKKKKKKNKQKKDEPERPQDFKFVEDERFSAIYTSPEFNLDPSDPHFKKTEGNLAFIQEKQRRLKNKGPSIDNNRKNKKAKYW, from the exons ATGGAAGATGAGCGTTTTCAATCTTTGGTTAAAGATCCGAGATGTAGGGACATtccaaaaaatgttcaaaaagttaaaattgataaaagatttcaaaaattgttgaggcataaacaatttaaaggaaataatagaATTGATGAACGTGGTCGTGTTGTTaacttttcaaattctgaaaagcTGAAGAAACTATATAATTTAAAGGATTCAAGTGAAGAAGAATCttcagaaaattctgaaaatgaacaGGAagatacaaaaggaaaaaaagcatctcctttgaaaattaaaaaagatgaaaagtcAAAAAAAGATAAGCCATTTGATGTATTGgaaactgaaggaaaaaatttgcagggtaaaaaatcaaaacatttgaaagaagaGAAAACAATAACTCCAAAACTAATTCGTGATTTGCCTGAAAATGCTGTAAGCTCGAATAATATTACAGATTCAAGTGAAGAAGACGATGGATCAGTTAATTCAGAAGATGAATCAcagaatttgaataataattcagTAACTgctgaaaggaataaaaaactttctcaaaaacaaaaagttaaaattgaaaatctcAAGTCAAAAAAATCTGATGATTTATCTGATGGAAAGTTGTCAA atGCTTCAGCTGAAGAGGACAGTTCTGATTCAGATGACTCGGATGATTCAGATACCACTAATGACATTTTTGCTGACC cCGATGAATTTGATCATAACTGGGAAGAATGGCATGAGCAAGCTCCTGATAcagatcaaatatttaaaagactaGCAGTTTGCAATATGGATTGGGATAGAATTCGAGCAGATGACTTATTTACTGTTTTCAATTCATTCAAGccagctggtggtactgttaattcaataaaa atatatccATCTGAGTTTGGATTAAAGCGCATGGAAACCGAAAGGTTAAATGGTCCACCAGAATTAGTAGAGGAGACTTTAGATCCTGAAGCAGAAGAAAAACTGGACAAGAAAAAAGCCAAGTTTCACAGGGAGAAACTGAGGGAATATCAACTTAAAAGGCTACAGTATTACTATGCAGTTGTTGATTGTGATTCTCCTGAAACAGCAGATCATTTGTATGTGGAGTTAAATGGTAAAGAATTTGAAAGTAGTTCAGTACGCTTTGATTTACGTTTCATTCCAGATGATACGACTTTTGACCAT GAGCCAGTTAGTGAAGCTTATAAAGTTCCTGATCCATCTGAGTATAGACCAAGATATTTTGTAAGCACAGCACTTGGTCAAGCTAAAGTGGACCTTACATGGGATGAAACTGATCCTCAGAGACAAGAAGTTCTAGAGAGAGCTTTTAAAGAGCCAGACAACATTGAAAAAGACATTAAAGATTATTTAGCTTCATCATCAGGTGAAAGTGAAG AGGAACAGGCAGATAACTTCCCAGAAGAcaagaaaatgaagttaaatgaGCGAATATCCAAGTATAAAGAACTTCTACAGTCATTAGAAGAAAAAGGAAAggaagaggaagaaaaatatGACATGGAAATTTCTTGGCAACCTG ATTTGAAGGAGAAGACTGAAAAACTTGTTAAACAGAAATTAGAAGAACCCAAAAATCCATTTGATGAAATGATTAAGAAGAAAAAGGAAGAGCGTAAATTAAAAAAGCAGCAAAAGAATGCAGTCAATAAA GATAAAGAAGGTTCTAATTCAGAATCTGATGAAAATTATTCTGATGCTTCTACAG ATGAAAAACCAGccaaagaagaaagtaaaaaatta gaTGAATTGTACTTAATATCCGATTCAAAGAAAGTATTAGATCAAACCCaagaaaaatcttctaaaaagaagaaaaagaaaaacaagcaaAAGAAGGATGAACCTGAAAGACCACAAGATTTCAAG tttGTCGAAGATGAACGATTTTCAGCAATTTATACCTCTCCGGAATTTAATTTGGACCCCTCAGATCCtcactttaaaaaaacagaaggaaatttagcatttattcaagaaaagcagcgaagattgaaaaataaaggaCCATCTATAGATAAcaacagaaaaaacaaaaaagcaaaatattggtga